A window of Chitinophagales bacterium contains these coding sequences:
- a CDS encoding lactonase family protein codes for MRRSLTMLIGLFFFLQASPQSNQPYLILGTYTGTGSKGIYVYRFNTATGKADLVSTVESSNPSFLAISKNGDFVYAVNEDRPGKISAYSFNKTNGTLTFLNQADAAGDHPCYIALDKTGKWVAVGNYSSGTLALFPVQRDGSLGKATQVIQHEGSSVNTERQEGPHVHATVFSPDNKFLLVPDLGTDILRVYAFNAKKGTLVPAKSPVAPSEAGAGPRHLSFSPDGKFVYLLEELTGTIAVYEFQKGKLLLRQNISAQPLDYLGPAGSADIHVAADGQFLYASNRAESNTIGIFKIQQGTGLLSLADHVSTEGKTPRNFNFDPTGAFILAANQNSNNVVIFKVDKATGFLSDSGERIELPKPVCVAWIE; via the coding sequence ATGAGAAGATCCCTAACCATGCTGATCGGCCTGTTTTTCTTTCTACAGGCCAGCCCGCAATCGAACCAGCCTTATTTGATCCTGGGAACCTATACGGGTACAGGCAGCAAGGGAATCTATGTTTACCGGTTTAATACTGCCACGGGAAAAGCAGATCTGGTCAGCACAGTGGAGTCAAGCAACCCGTCTTTCCTGGCTATTTCCAAAAACGGGGATTTTGTGTATGCAGTAAATGAAGATAGACCCGGTAAGATAAGCGCCTACTCTTTTAACAAGACCAACGGTACACTTACTTTTTTGAATCAGGCAGATGCAGCAGGTGATCACCCCTGTTATATTGCTCTTGATAAAACCGGCAAGTGGGTGGCTGTAGGAAACTATAGCAGTGGTACACTGGCTCTCTTCCCGGTACAAAGGGATGGCAGCCTCGGAAAGGCCACACAGGTCATCCAGCACGAGGGTTCCAGTGTAAACACCGAAAGACAGGAAGGGCCGCATGTCCACGCTACGGTTTTTTCTCCGGATAATAAATTCCTGCTCGTACCCGATCTGGGTACCGATATTCTGCGGGTCTATGCTTTCAATGCTAAAAAGGGAACGCTTGTCCCGGCAAAATCTCCCGTTGCTCCCAGCGAAGCCGGCGCAGGCCCCAGACACTTGAGCTTCTCTCCCGATGGAAAATTTGTTTACCTGCTGGAAGAACTTACCGGGACGATCGCCGTGTATGAATTTCAAAAGGGAAAATTATTGCTGCGTCAGAATATTTCAGCGCAGCCGCTGGACTATCTGGGCCCTGCCGGCAGTGCGGATATCCATGTCGCTGCAGATGGCCAATTTCTGTATGCATCCAACCGCGCAGAGTCGAATACGATCGGCATTTTCAAGATCCAGCAAGGAACAGGATTGTTGTCCCTAGCAGACCATGTTTCGACCGAAGGAAAAACACCCCGCAATTTTAATTTCGATCCCACGGGAGCCTTTATACTTGCTGCAAATCAGAACAGCAATAATGTGGTCATTTTTAAAGTGGATAAAGCAACCGGATTTTTGAGTGATAGTGGAGAGCGGATTGAACTTCCAAAGCCGGTTTGTGTGGCATGGATAGAGTGA
- a CDS encoding Gfo/Idh/MocA family oxidoreductase gives MKKISMLGSGFIGRFYADSLQGYRNRDKIVSIYSRREESAKKFAEDYKVGHWTTDMEASIAHPEVEVVCISLPNNLHEAAVMLCCKHKKAVITTKPLGRNAEEAKRMLEAVEKAGIFNGYLEDLVYTPKFLKAIESVKAGALGRILWAKSRETHPGPHSDWFWDLEQAGGGCILDLGCHCVEITRSYIGKDIKPVEVMCWADTQVKPIDAEDHAIALVKYENGAIGQFEVSWTFRGGLDLRDEVMGSEGTIWINSFLRTGFDMFTTGKGADYVAEKAESNTGWVFPVGDELNELGYNHMFMDMFNAMEEGRAPKETFYDGYVVNCVLDAAYRSSKSKKWEPVLLDIWRGRVGVSKDSHLTEYDAEHYLVKEEVTHYGAKKVILKNKATGKISERVLE, from the coding sequence ATGAAGAAGATCTCCATGCTTGGTTCCGGTTTTATTGGCCGGTTCTATGCGGATTCATTGCAAGGATACCGGAACAGGGATAAGATCGTGAGTATCTATTCCCGTCGTGAGGAAAGTGCAAAAAAGTTTGCCGAAGATTATAAGGTGGGACATTGGACCACAGACATGGAAGCCTCCATTGCCCACCCCGAGGTGGAGGTAGTTTGTATTTCGCTCCCAAATAATTTACATGAGGCCGCTGTGATGCTTTGTTGTAAACACAAAAAAGCAGTGATCACCACCAAGCCGCTTGGAAGGAATGCCGAGGAAGCTAAGCGGATGTTAGAGGCGGTAGAAAAGGCGGGCATCTTTAATGGATACCTTGAAGACCTTGTATATACCCCCAAATTCTTAAAAGCGATTGAAAGCGTAAAGGCAGGGGCACTGGGGCGTATCCTTTGGGCCAAATCGCGTGAAACCCATCCTGGCCCGCATAGTGATTGGTTCTGGGACCTGGAACAAGCCGGTGGAGGATGTATTCTTGACCTGGGTTGCCACTGCGTGGAAATTACGCGGAGTTATATTGGAAAAGACATTAAGCCAGTTGAGGTCATGTGTTGGGCTGATACACAGGTAAAACCCATTGATGCCGAAGACCATGCCATTGCCCTGGTAAAATATGAGAATGGAGCAATCGGTCAGTTTGAAGTAAGCTGGACCTTCCGGGGTGGACTCGATCTGCGCGATGAAGTGATGGGAAGCGAAGGCACCATCTGGATCAATAGTTTTCTACGCACCGGATTTGATATGTTCACCACCGGAAAAGGAGCTGACTATGTGGCCGAGAAAGCGGAAAGCAATACCGGTTGGGTATTTCCTGTGGGGGATGAGCTCAATGAATTGGGGTATAACCATATGTTCATGGACATGTTTAATGCTATGGAAGAAGGGCGTGCGCCAAAAGAAACATTTTATGATGGATACGTGGTGAATTGCGTGTTGGATGCTGCCTATCGGTCATCCAAGTCAAAAAAATGGGAACCTGTGCTGCTGGATATCTGGAGGGGACGTGTAGGGGTATCCAAAGACAGCCACCTGACTGAATACGATGCGGAACACTACCTCGTAAAGGAAGAAGTTACGCACTATGGAGCGAAGAAAGTGATATTGAAGAATAAGGCTACCGGGAAAATCTCGGAAAGAGTGCTGGAGTAA
- a CDS encoding nucleoside permease: MRPITFVLLAAMMLIQYFIWSSWYVTMGTYMGEQLGSDDKLKGQAYSMLALATMVSPFFVGMIADRFFKAQKIMGVLHLVGAALLFFTTQISDGSTFKWIILLYSLAYMPTIALSNSIAFHQMSDPGKQFPWIRVFGTIGWIIAGLMISQMGIEKSATTFHVAAGASALLGLLSFALPNTPPKGGKTDGSAAKALGTEAFVLFKSRPYLVFFIAAILICIPLSFYYGFANPFLNELGVDKAAGKMTMGQVSEAVFILAIPFLFNSIGVKKMLILGMLAWIGRYILFAYGDNGANAWMLYAGIILHGICYDFFFVTGYMYTEKKAGEKIKNAAQGLFTFATYGLGMVIGTWFSGIVVDKYQVAKKQHNWTNIWFVPAVIAAAVLVYFIAFFREKKEVAEA, from the coding sequence ATGCGCCCAATTACTTTCGTTTTGCTTGCTGCTATGATGCTGATCCAGTATTTCATCTGGAGTTCCTGGTATGTAACGATGGGAACTTATATGGGAGAACAACTGGGTAGTGACGATAAACTCAAAGGCCAGGCCTACTCCATGCTTGCCCTGGCCACCATGGTTTCCCCGTTCTTTGTAGGTATGATCGCCGACCGGTTTTTTAAGGCGCAGAAGATCATGGGTGTACTGCACCTGGTGGGAGCTGCTCTTTTGTTCTTTACCACCCAGATCTCGGATGGTTCCACCTTTAAATGGATCATACTTTTATACTCGCTGGCTTATATGCCTACCATCGCGTTGTCAAACAGTATTGCCTTTCACCAAATGAGTGATCCGGGAAAACAGTTTCCCTGGATCCGGGTATTTGGCACTATAGGATGGATCATTGCCGGGTTAATGATCTCGCAAATGGGGATCGAAAAATCGGCTACCACTTTTCATGTGGCTGCAGGTGCTTCGGCTTTGCTGGGACTATTGAGTTTTGCACTGCCAAATACACCTCCCAAAGGGGGAAAAACCGACGGATCGGCCGCCAAGGCCCTCGGTACAGAGGCTTTTGTTTTGTTTAAAAGCCGTCCCTATCTCGTCTTTTTCATTGCCGCCATCCTGATCTGTATCCCGCTTTCTTTTTACTATGGTTTTGCTAATCCCTTCCTGAATGAACTGGGTGTAGACAAAGCTGCTGGTAAAATGACCATGGGACAGGTATCTGAAGCCGTATTCATTCTGGCCATTCCATTCCTGTTCAATAGCATTGGGGTGAAAAAAATGCTCATCCTGGGTATGCTGGCCTGGATTGGCCGTTACATCTTGTTTGCCTATGGCGATAATGGCGCCAATGCCTGGATGCTTTACGCTGGTATTATTTTACATGGTATTTGTTATGACTTCTTCTTTGTAACCGGATATATGTACACCGAGAAAAAAGCCGGTGAAAAAATCAAGAATGCCGCTCAGGGACTATTCACGTTTGCCACATATGGTTTAGGTATGGTGATCGGTACCTGGTTCTCCGGTATTGTTGTGGACAAATACCAGGTGGCCAAAAAACAACACAACTGGACAAATATCTGGTTTGTACCGGCTGTAATCGCCGCTGCCGTTTTGGTATATTTCATAGCGTTCTTCCGGGAGAAAAAGGAAGTCGCGGAGGCCTAA
- a CDS encoding penicillin acylase family protein, with product MRIIPFIISTALTGGLVYLLNNPIGESIPMPLGKFLSPQHGFWQNAEPTDADYNTDLALPDIEGKAEVYLDERLVPHIFADNERDAYFAQGYLHARFRLFQMDLQTLAAEGRASEIAGEKAVRFDREQRRLGMKYAAENAVKAIGTSDTKFAFDAYTAGVNAYISSLTESQLPLEYKILNFKPEKWTNYRTALLLKMMAKMLSSGTESDLAYTNAKTVFSDEELIALYPQVNDSLMPIVPAGTPFATPGIVPVKPAIADSLYLGNKQAVNITEVSRPDKNNGSNNWVVSGSRTESGAPILCNDPHLELSLPSIWYELQVVTPKSNAYGVSLPGSPFVIIGFNDSLAWGVTNAQRDVKDYFEIKFRDNSKKEYWFNGQWTPTTLKPEEVKIKGGKVVYDTVAYTVFGPVMYDENFTDDLTGNRNLAVRWTAHDPSNEGSTFYYLNQAKNYDDYLAAIKNFQCPGQNFVFASKSGDIAIWQQGKFPARWDRQGIYVMPGTDSSFMWQGFIPQEENPHSKNPTLGYLFSANQRPVDSTYPYFIPGSYITPRGVTIAKELSSMDKVTVRDMMNLQSNYRNSLAENLVPLLLKYVRENDLNGEEKKFLDILRTWDLRGDPDSKGQTVFQCWYDSLEQEIWRDDIGQTKPMTPLPDEQVTIEWLLKDSAMKYVDNRNTPVVETLADVITISLKKSIPNLQKAEAENRLNWSAFKNPTVYHLLKESLLPFARKGLHVGGSGYIVNAMTHSHGPSWRMIIDLSGKTTGYGVYPGGQNGNPGSRFYDNFVDTWVEGKYNTLWFMHEADRASEMVKWKITFSKS from the coding sequence ATGCGAATCATCCCTTTTATCATCAGTACCGCCCTTACAGGTGGCCTGGTCTACCTGCTTAATAACCCGATTGGTGAATCCATACCGATGCCATTGGGTAAGTTTTTAAGTCCGCAACATGGATTTTGGCAGAACGCCGAACCTACAGATGCGGATTACAATACCGATCTGGCGCTGCCGGACATCGAAGGCAAGGCAGAGGTCTACCTTGATGAACGCCTGGTGCCCCATATTTTCGCCGACAATGAACGCGATGCCTATTTTGCCCAGGGATATCTTCACGCGCGTTTCCGTCTCTTTCAAATGGACCTTCAGACGCTTGCTGCGGAAGGAAGGGCCAGCGAGATCGCCGGAGAAAAGGCAGTGCGGTTTGACCGGGAGCAACGCCGGCTGGGAATGAAATATGCCGCAGAAAATGCAGTCAAAGCCATTGGCACAAGTGATACGAAATTTGCCTTTGACGCCTATACAGCCGGCGTGAACGCCTATATTTCCTCATTGACCGAAAGTCAATTACCCCTGGAATACAAGATCCTCAATTTTAAACCGGAGAAATGGACGAATTACCGGACAGCCCTCCTTCTGAAGATGATGGCCAAGATGCTTTCGTCTGGTACAGAGAGCGATCTCGCCTATACCAATGCTAAAACCGTTTTCTCGGATGAGGAATTGATAGCGCTTTATCCGCAGGTGAATGATTCATTGATGCCGATCGTTCCCGCCGGAACACCATTTGCCACACCAGGCATTGTGCCCGTAAAACCTGCTATAGCCGATTCCCTTTATCTGGGAAACAAACAAGCTGTCAACATCACCGAGGTTAGCCGCCCCGACAAGAATAATGGTAGTAATAACTGGGTGGTATCCGGTAGCCGCACAGAATCGGGTGCCCCGATTCTGTGTAACGACCCTCACCTCGAACTTTCGCTTCCTTCCATTTGGTACGAACTCCAGGTTGTGACTCCCAAAAGCAATGCCTATGGTGTTTCTCTTCCGGGAAGTCCTTTTGTGATCATCGGTTTCAATGATAGCCTGGCCTGGGGCGTAACGAATGCACAACGGGATGTGAAAGATTATTTTGAAATTAAATTCAGGGATAACTCCAAAAAGGAATACTGGTTCAACGGGCAATGGACCCCCACCACCTTAAAACCCGAGGAAGTGAAGATCAAAGGGGGTAAGGTGGTCTATGACACGGTGGCCTATACCGTTTTTGGACCAGTAATGTATGATGAGAATTTTACCGATGACCTCACCGGTAACCGGAACCTTGCCGTTCGCTGGACCGCCCATGATCCCAGTAATGAAGGGTCAACTTTTTACTATCTCAACCAGGCTAAGAACTATGATGATTATCTGGCCGCTATAAAAAACTTTCAATGCCCCGGTCAAAACTTTGTTTTTGCTTCCAAATCCGGCGATATAGCCATCTGGCAACAAGGGAAGTTTCCGGCGCGCTGGGACCGGCAGGGTATCTATGTGATGCCAGGAACGGATAGCAGCTTTATGTGGCAGGGATTTATTCCCCAGGAAGAAAATCCGCACAGCAAGAACCCCACCCTGGGGTATTTGTTCAGTGCCAACCAACGACCGGTGGATTCTACCTATCCCTATTTTATTCCAGGCTCGTATATCACCCCTCGTGGGGTTACCATCGCGAAGGAATTGTCCTCCATGGACAAGGTAACAGTAAGGGATATGATGAACCTGCAATCCAATTATCGCAACTCACTGGCAGAAAATCTGGTACCGTTATTACTTAAATATGTACGTGAGAATGATCTGAATGGGGAAGAAAAGAAATTCCTCGATATTCTGCGGACATGGGACCTCCGGGGTGATCCCGACTCCAAGGGCCAGACGGTATTCCAATGTTGGTATGATAGCCTGGAACAGGAAATTTGGCGAGATGATATTGGGCAAACAAAACCCATGACCCCATTACCGGATGAACAGGTTACCATCGAATGGCTTTTAAAAGATTCAGCCATGAAGTATGTTGACAACCGCAATACTCCGGTAGTAGAGACGCTCGCGGATGTCATTACCATTTCTTTGAAAAAATCCATTCCGAACCTGCAAAAAGCAGAGGCTGAAAACCGCCTGAATTGGTCCGCCTTTAAAAATCCGACGGTTTATCACCTGCTTAAAGAATCCCTGCTCCCCTTCGCCAGAAAGGGTTTGCATGTAGGTGGTAGTGGATATATAGTAAACGCTATGACCCATAGCCATGGCCCAAGCTGGAGAATGATCATTGATTTGTCTGGTAAAACCACGGGCTACGGCGTTTACCCCGGTGGACAGAACGGAAATCCGGGTAGCCGCTTCTACGATAATTTCGTGGATACCTGGGTTGAAGGGAAATACAATACCCTCTGGTTTATGCACGAGGCCGATCGTGCCAGTGAAATGGTCAAATGGAAAATAACATTTAGCAAGTCTTAA
- a CDS encoding carboxypeptidase-like regulatory domain-containing protein gives MIRSLLLLLVSFISIFSYAGRISGTVTDESGAALGFASVYIKGTTRGTTANSQGKYFLNLDPGTYTIVCQYVGYQRQEKEVRIGVESVVQDFVLPIQASTLGEVVIRNGEDPAYEVIRQAIKKRDFYNKQVDSFVVDVYIKGLMRSRGLPKKFFGQEIEIDSSDGLDSLGRGILFLSESVTRVSYKEPNKVKFDVISSRQSGGGIGLSFPFFISFYQNNVVLLDNAINKRGFISPIADNALHYYRYKLEGTFFEDKKMINRIKVIPRRKNEPLFSGYINIVEDDWRIHSLELLTTKEYQLELLDSLRVTQDHVPVSPEIWRTKNQVIYLATKKFGFDITGNFVNVYNDYDLDPGFTKKTFGRVFMKYDSAYNKKDSLYWDQVRPVPLEADEKQDYKFKDSVAVIERDSMFSRARLDSLRKNQKPVTLKNIIWSGTYRNIYNSKFVGNYRIEPLIPKLQYNTVEGLAMQVIQRLRIFPRKAKQEYRLDWYTRYGFSNGHLNSFADFTIRQRNQSYRNRYLKFSGGKRLSQFNQEEPIDPLSNTVYTLIAKKNYAKFYENWFGGIEYHNKFENGLDCKVNLVYEDRLPVQNSTDFSFFNKDRVFLPNHPYELTSIPFNRHQALVAGITFQYQPGQRYIEMPRNKIPIGSNWPTFELQYNKGINKLAGSDVDFDKWKFSVFDNINLKLKGEFRYRLSIGGFLNDKQVEIPDLQHFNGNQTFYNTKYLNSFQLAPYYRYSNSEAFYFVGHAEHHFNGLLTNKIPLFNRLKWNLVAGANTFYVNRNNYYVEGFVGLENIFKVFRVDFVTAWQPGTGNSYGVRIGLGGIFDGRVRFTRD, from the coding sequence ATGATTCGATCTTTACTTCTGCTTCTCGTAAGTTTTATTTCTATTTTCTCCTATGCCGGTCGCATATCCGGAACCGTCACCGATGAATCGGGAGCGGCACTTGGATTTGCCTCCGTTTATATCAAAGGCACTACCCGGGGCACTACCGCTAACAGCCAGGGTAAATATTTTTTGAACCTTGATCCGGGTACCTATACCATCGTTTGCCAATATGTGGGCTACCAGCGTCAGGAAAAGGAGGTCAGAATAGGAGTGGAGTCCGTGGTGCAGGATTTTGTACTCCCCATTCAGGCTTCCACGCTGGGAGAAGTTGTGATCCGGAATGGTGAAGACCCGGCTTATGAGGTCATTCGCCAGGCGATAAAGAAAAGAGATTTTTATAATAAACAAGTAGACTCCTTTGTGGTGGATGTTTACATCAAGGGACTGATGCGTTCCCGCGGCCTACCCAAGAAATTCTTTGGTCAGGAAATTGAGATCGATTCTTCCGATGGGTTGGACTCATTGGGCAGGGGAATACTTTTTTTGTCCGAATCCGTGACCAGGGTTTCCTATAAAGAACCCAATAAGGTCAAATTTGATGTGATTTCTTCCCGGCAAAGCGGAGGAGGGATCGGATTGAGTTTTCCCTTCTTTATCAGTTTTTACCAAAATAATGTGGTCCTGCTTGACAACGCGATCAATAAAAGAGGTTTTATTTCACCCATCGCCGATAATGCCCTTCATTATTACCGGTATAAATTGGAAGGCACTTTTTTTGAAGACAAGAAAATGATCAACCGGATCAAAGTGATCCCCCGCCGGAAAAATGAACCACTTTTCTCCGGATATATTAACATCGTGGAAGATGATTGGCGTATTCATAGTCTGGAATTGCTTACCACCAAAGAGTACCAGCTCGAATTGCTCGATTCCCTTCGGGTAACCCAGGACCATGTTCCGGTTTCTCCTGAAATATGGCGTACCAAGAATCAGGTCATCTATCTGGCTACCAAGAAATTCGGGTTTGATATAACCGGAAACTTTGTCAATGTGTACAATGATTATGACCTCGATCCGGGCTTTACCAAAAAGACCTTTGGACGGGTGTTCATGAAATACGATAGTGCCTATAACAAAAAAGACAGTCTGTATTGGGACCAGGTAAGACCTGTGCCGCTGGAAGCGGATGAGAAGCAGGACTATAAGTTTAAGGATTCTGTGGCCGTGATTGAAAGGGATTCGATGTTCTCCCGGGCACGGCTTGATTCGCTCCGAAAAAATCAGAAACCGGTTACCCTTAAGAACATCATTTGGTCGGGCACCTACCGGAATATTTACAATTCCAAATTTGTGGGCAACTACCGGATCGAACCCCTGATCCCTAAATTGCAGTATAACACCGTAGAGGGATTGGCCATGCAGGTAATTCAGCGCCTCCGTATTTTTCCCCGAAAGGCAAAACAGGAGTATCGATTGGATTGGTACACCCGGTACGGGTTTAGCAACGGGCATCTGAATTCTTTTGCTGATTTTACCATCCGGCAACGTAACCAATCCTACCGAAACAGATACTTGAAATTCTCCGGTGGTAAACGCCTGTCCCAGTTTAACCAGGAGGAACCTATTGACCCCTTATCCAATACGGTCTACACCCTGATCGCAAAAAAGAACTATGCCAAGTTCTATGAGAACTGGTTTGGGGGCATTGAATACCACAATAAATTTGAGAATGGCCTGGACTGTAAGGTGAACCTGGTTTATGAGGACCGTTTGCCCGTTCAAAACAGCACCGATTTCTCTTTCTTTAATAAAGACCGGGTCTTCCTGCCTAACCATCCTTATGAACTGACCAGTATCCCCTTTAATAGGCATCAGGCTTTGGTGGCCGGTATAACGTTCCAATACCAACCCGGGCAACGCTATATTGAAATGCCCCGAAATAAGATACCTATCGGGTCTAACTGGCCCACTTTTGAATTGCAGTATAACAAAGGGATAAATAAGCTGGCCGGGAGCGATGTGGATTTTGATAAATGGAAATTCTCAGTGTTTGATAATATCAATCTTAAATTAAAAGGTGAGTTCCGGTATCGTCTGAGCATCGGAGGTTTCCTGAATGATAAACAGGTCGAGATTCCCGATCTGCAGCATTTTAACGGAAACCAGACCTTTTACAATACCAAATACCTGAATAGCTTTCAACTGGCCCCTTATTACAGGTACAGCAATTCAGAAGCCTTCTATTTTGTGGGACATGCCGAACACCATTTCAACGGGCTCCTCACGAATAAGATCCCTTTATTCAATCGGCTAAAATGGAACCTGGTGGCAGGAGCCAATACATTTTATGTCAACCGGAATAATTACTATGTGGAAGGGTTTGTTGGATTGGAAAATATTTTCAAGGTTTTCCGGGTGGATTTTGTGACGGCCTGGCAACCCGGTACCGGAAACAGCTATGGGGTAAGGATAGGACTTGGAGGGATATTTGATGGACGTGTGCGGTTCACCAGAGATTGA
- a CDS encoding rhodanese-related sulfurtransferase, translating to MKVLHNRISRKELKERILNDPTPRTTISFYQYFFIEDPQAFRNALYLQLTELGVLGRIYVASEGINAQINVPTENLEKFRQTLDAIPGLENLRLNIAVDDNGKSFFVLDIRVKRRIVADGITDKGFDMQNKGRYVNAEEFNRLTEDPDTIVIDMRNHYEFEVGHFDKAIEIPSDTFREQLPMAVDMMKDKKEKNIIMYCTGGIRCEKASAFMKHKGFTNVFHLEGGIIHYTRQAREKGLPNKFIGKNFVFDDRLGERISADVIAQCHQCGKPCDTHVNCVNEACHLLFIQCEECKVKYEGCCSTECQEFIHLPEEVQKEKRKGIDKGRNVFNKSRSQKRKV from the coding sequence ATGAAGGTGCTTCACAACCGAATCTCACGCAAAGAACTAAAAGAGCGTATCCTTAATGACCCTACGCCCCGGACCACCATCTCTTTTTACCAGTACTTTTTTATTGAAGACCCGCAGGCTTTTCGCAATGCGCTTTACCTGCAGTTGACTGAACTTGGTGTTCTTGGTCGTATCTATGTCGCTTCCGAAGGCATCAATGCCCAGATCAATGTGCCCACCGAAAACCTTGAAAAATTCCGCCAAACCCTTGATGCCATTCCCGGTCTGGAGAATTTACGTTTAAATATTGCGGTTGATGACAACGGCAAATCCTTTTTTGTGCTGGATATAAGGGTCAAACGAAGAATTGTGGCCGATGGCATTACGGACAAGGGTTTTGATATGCAAAACAAGGGACGGTATGTTAATGCCGAAGAATTCAACCGGCTGACCGAAGACCCGGATACGATCGTGATCGATATGCGAAACCATTATGAATTCGAGGTAGGCCATTTTGATAAGGCGATCGAAATCCCCAGTGACACCTTCCGCGAGCAATTGCCCATGGCTGTGGATATGATGAAGGATAAGAAGGAGAAGAATATCATCATGTATTGTACCGGGGGTATCCGTTGTGAAAAGGCCAGCGCCTTTATGAAGCATAAGGGGTTTACCAATGTATTCCATCTGGAAGGAGGGATCATTCATTATACCCGTCAGGCACGGGAAAAAGGGCTTCCCAATAAATTCATTGGGAAAAACTTTGTATTTGATGACCGCCTTGGAGAACGGATATCAGCGGATGTGATCGCCCAATGCCACCAATGTGGAAAACCTTGTGATACGCATGTGAATTGCGTGAATGAAGCCTGTCACTTGCTTTTTATCCAATGCGAGGAATGCAAGGTAAAGTATGAAGGCTGCTGCAGTACAGAGTGTCAGGAGTTTATCCATCTTCCGGAAGAAGTGCAGAAAGAGAAAAGAAAGGGTATTGATAAGGGGCGTAATGTGTTTAACAAGTCGAGGTCACAAAAGAGAAAAGTGTAA
- a CDS encoding protein-L-isoaspartate(D-aspartate) O-methyltransferase has product MRPTEDTYRHKGLRRKLVDGIREKGITDERVLNAIDSIPRHFFLDSAFDELAYEDRAFPIGEDQTISQPYTVAYQSQLLEVKPFDKVLEVGTGSAYQACVLAKMGAQVFTIERQRKLFDNNRAFQHLKSYPSIKFFYGDGYEGLPTYGPFDRILITAAAPVIPPKLIEQLKPGGMMVLPLGAGEVQQMMRLTKEENGALKEEVFDRFSFVKMVEGKR; this is encoded by the coding sequence ATGAGACCCACCGAAGATACTTACCGCCACAAAGGACTGCGCCGTAAACTCGTCGATGGTATCCGCGAAAAAGGGATCACCGACGAACGCGTGCTAAATGCCATTGATTCCATTCCCCGTCATTTTTTCCTTGACTCTGCATTTGATGAATTGGCCTATGAGGACAGGGCCTTTCCCATCGGGGAGGATCAGACCATATCCCAGCCTTATACAGTCGCTTATCAATCGCAGCTTTTGGAAGTTAAGCCCTTTGATAAAGTACTGGAAGTAGGCACCGGGAGCGCGTATCAGGCTTGTGTACTGGCCAAAATGGGGGCACAGGTCTTTACCATCGAAAGACAACGAAAACTATTTGATAATAACCGGGCCTTTCAGCACCTCAAATCCTATCCCTCGATCAAATTCTTTTATGGGGATGGATATGAAGGGTTGCCTACCTATGGGCCTTTTGACAGGATACTTATTACCGCCGCCGCTCCGGTGATTCCACCCAAACTCATAGAACAATTAAAACCAGGTGGAATGATGGTACTGCCACTTGGCGCGGGAGAAGTGCAGCAAATGATGCGGCTGACCAAAGAAGAGAACGGAGCCCTGAAAGAAGAGGTCTTTGACCGTTTTTCCTTTGTAAAAATGGTGGAAGGAAAACGATAG